The Schistocerca americana isolate TAMUIC-IGC-003095 chromosome 5, iqSchAmer2.1, whole genome shotgun sequence genome includes a window with the following:
- the LOC124616506 gene encoding eukaryotic translation initiation factor 4E-binding protein Mextli-like: protein MAAVARSAKTVKKLEKPRPLKIASQKRYSTVDGKISSVEDIMTLAESVCSQLTNGNCDHLLQLNVVNLCANLKQYGQTLEGVYKDQLNRCFVAFRNGCKDEKVDYVSRIHLLEIIELRARNWVSSDDLNNYYRPKLSAVEEVLPVPDATGLSLSPTALAHAVITPTTPQPSLLNPGEVIKASGKFAEPTKIPGKNYCKDEVVIRNSDSGKVNPGAKERLVQITGPNEEKINYPKHLIEDTIRCNASPVRLEHEKERVGDSSSSLNSSASDESNRLFTLGGGRSKLLHSFSTSDATLEYKYTVTVDDHTMKIAGANLDLVLTAKLILDEFFYGEQERPQVSKEWDEGSETEASGPHGDIVDATPVGSSRVDGIDSGATSESEETYKAPASSAAMKLDSSTNAFVSVKADTSAQMNVLRHRIMETCAKETELPSRLADVGLKSGTTFSSTTNKPFSRDSTSDDIIIIDLTEDGDDTDIASPASLVTNNSSVIRSQKEPSYLYTREQLLRFSLSKCVKNLPDDWERICRGYPAIVTKQVKEYKISFSHAVAAC from the coding sequence ATGGCAGCTGTTGCACGATCAGCGAAAACAGTGAAAAAGCTCGAAAAACCTCGACCATTGAAAATAGCTAGCCAGAAAAGATACTCCACTGTAGATGGAAAAATATCATCAGTGGAGGATATAATGACTCTTGCAGAGTCTGTATGTTCTCAGTTAACAAATGGAAACTGTGACCACCTATTGCAGTTAAATGTCGTTAATCTATGCGCTAACTTAAAGCAATATGGTCAGACACTGGAAGGCGTTTACAAAGATCAGTTGAATAGATGTTTTGTAGCTTTCAGGAATGGCTGTAAAGATGAGAAAGTTGACTATGTGTCTAGAATTCACCTGTTAGAAATAATAGAATTAAGAGCAAGAAACTGGGTGTCCAGTGACGATCTGAATAATTATTATCGTCCTAAACTGAGTGCTGTTGAAGAAGTGCTGCCAGTACCTGATGCAACAGGACTCTCTCTTTCTCCAACAGCGTTAGCCCACGCAGTCATTACCCCAACTACACCTCAACCGTCATTGCTGAATCCAGGGGAAGTTATAAAAGCCTCGGGGAAATTTGCTGAACCAACAAAAATACCAGGAAAGAATTATTGCAAAGATGAGGTAGTTATAAGGAACTCGGATTCGGGAAAAGTTAATCCTGGTGCAAAGGAGAGGCTGGTGCAGATAACTGGTCccaatgaagaaaaaataaattacCCAAAGCATTTAATAGAGGACACCATAAGATGCAATGCCTCACCAGTACGTCTCGAGCATGAAAAAGAAAGGGTTGGTGATTCAAGTAGCAGCTTAAATAGTAGTGCATCAGATGAAAGCAATAGACTTTTCACTCTTGGTGGAGGACGAAGTAAACTTTTACATAGCTTCTCCACCAGTGATGCAACTTTGGAATATAAATACACGGTGACTGTTGATGATCATACAATGAAGATAGCTGGTGCAAATTTGGATCTAGTGCTGACTGCTAAACTGATTTTGGACGAATTCTTTTATGGAGAACAAGAACGCCCACAGGTTTCAAAAGAATGGGATGAAGGTTCTGAAACAGAAGCAAGTGGTCCACATGGAGACATAGTTGATGCAACTCCAGTAGGAAGCAGTAGAGTGGATGGGATTGATAGTGGTGCAACAAGTGAGAGTGAGGAAACATACAAAGCTCCTGCTTCCAGCGCAGCTATGAAACTGGACTCCTCAACTAATGCATTTGTATCAGTGAAAGCAGACACTTCTGCTCAAATGAATGTGCTAAGGCACCGGATAATGGAAACTTGTGCTAAAGAAACAGAGCTGCCCAGCCGACTAGCAGACGTAGGACTTAAAAGTGGTACAACTTTTTCATCCActacaaacaagccattttcaagAGACAGTACCTCTGATGACATTATCATTATAGATCTCACTGAGGATGGAGATGATACAGATATAGCATCACCTGCATCTCTAGTAACTAACAACTCGAGTGTTATTCGTTCTCAGAAAGAGCCTTCCTACCTGTATACACGTGAACAGCTTCTGCGTTTTTCATTATCAAAGTGTGTAAAGAACTTGCCAGATGATTGGGAAAGGATCTGCAGAGGATATCCAGCAATAGTAACAAAGCAAGTGAAGGAATACAAGATCAGTTTCTCGCATGCTGTTGCTGCATGTTAA